A window of the Dyadobacter pollutisoli genome harbors these coding sequences:
- a CDS encoding L-ribulose-5-phosphate 4-epimerase codes for MSKYTYLKELVYEANMEIPKEELAIVTFGNVSGVDRAAGVVAIKPSGVPYHRLKVEDIVIVDLDNVLVEGNMRPSSDTKTHTLLYKNFPTIGGVCHTHSTYAVAWAQAITPIPNLGTTHADHLTVSIPVTEIMSDDMIQRDYELETGNQIMDVFKKENLSPEEVEMVLVACHGPFTWGKDPAKAVYNSIVLEEIAKMAYLTLQINPAAVAIKQSLCDKHYFRKHGKDAYYGQGC; via the coding sequence ATGTCAAAATACACCTATTTGAAAGAGTTGGTTTACGAAGCCAACATGGAAATTCCGAAGGAAGAGCTTGCTATCGTCACATTCGGTAATGTCAGCGGGGTCGACAGGGCTGCAGGTGTGGTGGCGATCAAGCCCAGCGGCGTCCCCTATCACCGCCTGAAAGTGGAAGATATCGTGATCGTGGATTTGGATAATGTGCTGGTGGAAGGAAATATGCGTCCTTCCTCGGACACCAAAACGCACACATTGCTCTATAAAAACTTCCCGACAATCGGCGGGGTTTGTCATACGCATTCCACGTACGCGGTGGCCTGGGCGCAGGCCATTACGCCCATACCTAACCTGGGTACCACGCATGCGGACCATCTAACAGTGTCTATACCAGTTACTGAAATAATGTCCGACGATATGATCCAGAGGGATTACGAGCTGGAAACAGGGAATCAGATCATGGATGTTTTTAAGAAAGAAAACCTAAGTCCGGAAGAAGTAGAAATGGTGCTGGTGGCTTGCCATGGCCCTTTTACATGGGGCAAAGACCCGGCCAAAGCGGTTTACAATTCGATTGTATTGGAAGAAATTGCGAAAATGGCCTATCTAACCTTGCAGATCAATCCGGCGGCTGTTGCGATCAAGCAGAGCCTTTGCGACAAGCATTATTTCAGAAAGCACGGTAAAGACGCCTACTACGGGCAAGGCTGCTGA
- the araA gene encoding L-arabinose isomerase — MLDLKQFEVWFVTGSQHLYGEETLRQVDEHSQIISRYFDQSPVVPVRVVFKPVVKTPDEIFNIIQEANCAPHCIGIVAWMHTFSPAKMWIRGLQILQKPLLHLHTQYNRDIPWADIDMDFMNLNQSAHGDREFGFIMTRMRLNRKVIVGHWQQEHVVDGLSQWMRVAAGRHDLKGAKFVRFGDNMRQVAVTDGDKVAAEMTFGFSVNTHAVGDLVEVINQVSDEEVTQLTDEYQSLYKLAAGLGKGGERYNALRDAARIELGMKYFLEDGNFKGYTNTFEDLHGMKQLPGIGSQRMMAAGYGYAGEGDWKTSAMVRALKVMASGLDGGNSFMEDYTYHFNPANNLVLGSHMLEICPSIAAGQPSCEIHPLGIGGKEDPVRLVFNAPAGPAINVSLVDMGNRFRLLVNEVEAVAAREELPKLPVARVLWKPAPDMHAGCAAWLYAGGAHHTVFSQNLTTDHIEAFAEMTGVELVVIDKNTSLRQLKNELRWSEAYYR, encoded by the coding sequence ATGCTTGATTTAAAACAATTTGAAGTTTGGTTTGTCACAGGTAGTCAGCATTTGTACGGCGAGGAAACACTCCGCCAGGTTGACGAGCACTCCCAGATTATCAGCAGGTATTTTGACCAGTCGCCGGTAGTTCCGGTCAGGGTCGTTTTCAAACCGGTAGTGAAGACGCCGGACGAAATTTTTAACATTATTCAGGAAGCAAACTGCGCGCCACATTGCATTGGCATTGTAGCATGGATGCATACTTTTTCGCCAGCCAAAATGTGGATCAGGGGATTGCAGATCCTGCAAAAGCCGCTGCTGCATTTACATACCCAATATAACCGTGACATTCCCTGGGCGGATATCGACATGGATTTCATGAACCTGAACCAGTCAGCGCATGGCGACCGGGAGTTTGGGTTTATCATGACCAGAATGCGGCTGAACCGGAAAGTGATCGTTGGACATTGGCAGCAGGAACATGTGGTGGACGGACTTAGCCAGTGGATGCGCGTAGCAGCAGGCAGACACGATCTGAAAGGTGCGAAATTCGTAAGATTCGGAGATAATATGCGGCAGGTTGCGGTTACGGACGGAGATAAAGTAGCTGCTGAAATGACATTTGGATTTTCGGTCAATACCCACGCTGTGGGTGATCTGGTGGAAGTGATCAACCAGGTTTCTGATGAAGAGGTAACTCAGTTAACAGACGAGTATCAGTCATTGTACAAGTTGGCGGCGGGTCTTGGAAAGGGTGGTGAGCGATACAATGCATTGCGGGACGCGGCGCGTATAGAGCTGGGGATGAAGTACTTCTTGGAGGACGGTAATTTTAAAGGTTATACCAACACATTTGAAGACCTGCATGGCATGAAACAATTGCCGGGTATTGGGTCACAGCGCATGATGGCTGCTGGGTATGGATACGCAGGTGAGGGCGACTGGAAAACTTCGGCGATGGTACGTGCGCTGAAAGTAATGGCTAGCGGGCTGGATGGAGGCAATTCGTTTATGGAAGACTATACCTACCATTTCAATCCGGCCAATAACCTGGTACTAGGCTCGCATATGCTCGAAATTTGTCCGTCAATTGCGGCGGGTCAGCCTTCCTGTGAAATCCATCCGCTGGGGATAGGAGGGAAGGAAGATCCTGTGCGGCTGGTTTTCAATGCACCGGCGGGACCTGCGATCAATGTTTCTCTGGTGGATATGGGCAATCGTTTCAGGTTGCTGGTGAATGAAGTGGAGGCTGTCGCTGCGCGGGAAGAGCTTCCCAAATTACCGGTGGCGAGGGTGCTTTGGAAACCAGCGCCGGATATGCACGCCGGTTGTGCCGCATGGCTGTATGCAGGAGGGGCGCACCACACGGTTTTCAGCCAGAACCTTACTACTGACCATATCGAAGCATTTGCAGAAATGACTGGTGTGGAGCTGGTAGTAATCGACAAGAACACGTCATTGAGACAGCTAAAAAATGAGCTGCGGTGGAGTGAAGCCTATTACAGATAA
- a CDS encoding ribulokinase: protein MKENYVIGIDFGTDSVRALVVNANTGEQAGTAVAEYTRWKQGKYCDASVSQFRQHPLDYLEGLESAVSRALEQSPEHVRENIKGISVDTTGSTPVAVDRNGTPLSLLPEFAENPNGMFILWKDHTANAEAEEINKLAHGWSVDYTKYVGGIYSSEWFWAKILRTLRIDAAVREHAYSWVEHCDWISAELTGVTDPLTLKRSRCAAGHKALWHQDFEGLPSNAFFTELDPLLDGLRDRLFADTTTSDRPMGTISQAWADKLGIPTDVIIGVGAFDAHMGAVGALIEPYSLCKVIGTSTCDMLVAPNGEVGHLLIKGICGQVDGSIVPGMLGMEAGQSAFGDIYAWFARLVVEPVRTLLGEEAAQELSKKLLPHLAAQASQLPVTEKDIIAVDWLNGRRTPDAKHTLKGAILGLNLASDPARIFKALVEATAYGSKSIVERFRNEGVPIHQVIAIGGVAKKSSFVMQTLADVLNMPIKVAASEQACALGAAMFAAVAAGVYETLPEAQEAMSSGFDAVYQPRPEQSAVYQTLYQKYLQSGAFLENEFLQKAAAVPANSYSDTF from the coding sequence ATGAAAGAAAACTACGTGATCGGAATTGATTTTGGTACCGATTCGGTACGTGCATTGGTAGTCAACGCAAACACGGGAGAGCAGGCGGGTACCGCGGTGGCCGAGTACACCCGCTGGAAACAGGGGAAATACTGTGACGCATCAGTTTCGCAATTCCGCCAGCATCCGCTGGACTATCTGGAGGGGCTGGAAAGCGCCGTGTCGAGAGCATTGGAACAATCGCCGGAACATGTCAGGGAAAATATAAAAGGAATATCGGTTGATACCACGGGTTCAACACCGGTGGCAGTTGACAGAAATGGTACTCCATTGTCTCTGTTGCCCGAATTTGCTGAAAATCCGAACGGTATGTTCATTCTTTGGAAAGATCATACCGCTAATGCAGAGGCTGAGGAAATCAACAAACTTGCGCACGGCTGGTCGGTGGACTACACGAAATATGTAGGGGGCATTTATTCATCGGAATGGTTTTGGGCGAAAATCCTGCGCACATTACGCATAGATGCGGCGGTACGGGAACATGCTTACTCATGGGTGGAGCATTGCGACTGGATATCGGCCGAACTTACCGGGGTTACTGATCCATTAACATTGAAAAGATCGCGCTGCGCGGCAGGGCATAAGGCATTGTGGCATCAGGATTTCGAAGGATTGCCGTCCAATGCGTTTTTTACCGAGCTGGACCCACTGCTCGATGGTCTTCGCGACCGGCTTTTTGCTGACACAACTACGTCGGACAGACCTATGGGCACCATTTCGCAGGCATGGGCCGACAAGCTGGGTATACCTACTGATGTAATCATAGGTGTAGGCGCGTTTGATGCGCATATGGGTGCCGTAGGCGCTTTGATCGAACCTTATTCGTTGTGTAAAGTGATCGGTACCTCTACCTGCGACATGCTCGTGGCGCCAAATGGAGAGGTCGGGCATTTGCTCATTAAAGGAATTTGCGGACAGGTGGACGGCTCTATTGTTCCCGGTATGCTGGGAATGGAGGCGGGACAATCGGCGTTTGGGGACATTTACGCATGGTTTGCCAGGTTGGTTGTGGAACCGGTCAGGACTTTGTTGGGAGAGGAAGCAGCGCAGGAGTTATCGAAGAAGTTACTTCCGCATTTAGCCGCCCAGGCTTCTCAGCTACCTGTTACAGAAAAAGACATCATTGCCGTCGACTGGCTGAATGGTCGTCGTACTCCTGACGCCAAACATACATTGAAAGGGGCGATCCTTGGCCTGAACCTGGCCAGTGATCCTGCCAGAATATTTAAAGCATTGGTAGAGGCAACAGCCTATGGTTCCAAAAGCATCGTGGAACGTTTCCGAAATGAAGGCGTACCGATCCATCAGGTGATTGCGATTGGCGGTGTTGCAAAAAAATCGTCATTCGTGATGCAGACGCTGGCGGATGTACTGAACATGCCCATTAAAGTGGCTGCTTCGGAGCAGGCTTGCGCTTTGGGTGCGGCGATGTTTGCTGCCGTTGCGGCCGGCGTCTACGAGACATTGCCGGAAGCGCAGGAAGCTATGAGTTCGGGATTTGATGCCGTATATCAGCCCAGGCCAGAGCAATCGGCTGTATACCAAACGCTTTATCAGAAATATTTACAGTCTGGCGCTTTCCTGGAAAACGAATTTTTACAAAAAGCAGCAGCAGTCCCGGCCAATTCCTACTCCGATACTTTTTAA
- a CDS encoding NUDIX hydrolase → MNNYPQASRILVAIDCIIFGFDGKDIKLLLIKRNFEPEKGKWSLMGGFLNQDEDLSDGAARILYNLTGLKDIYVEQLETFGKVNRDPGERTVSVVFFALIQIDDHDAEAVKSHNASWITLESRPGLIFDHEQMVNQAIEHLKYKAALHPIGFELLPERFTIPQLQKLYEAIYNIPIDRRNFSRKLLSTGLLIDTGYKNSNSTTKKAALYKLDVVKYKEKFHSFWNFMPDSMKQS, encoded by the coding sequence ATGAACAATTATCCGCAGGCTTCACGCATACTGGTAGCTATTGACTGTATCATATTCGGCTTTGACGGAAAGGATATCAAACTGTTGCTGATCAAACGGAATTTTGAACCTGAAAAGGGGAAATGGTCATTAATGGGTGGTTTTCTTAATCAGGATGAAGATCTTTCCGACGGCGCAGCGAGGATATTATATAATCTGACAGGCCTGAAAGATATATATGTAGAGCAGCTCGAAACATTCGGGAAAGTCAATCGCGACCCGGGCGAAAGGACAGTTTCAGTTGTATTTTTTGCATTGATACAAATAGATGACCACGATGCCGAAGCTGTAAAAAGCCACAATGCTTCGTGGATCACGCTGGAAAGCCGCCCAGGGCTGATATTTGATCACGAACAAATGGTGAACCAAGCCATTGAACATTTGAAATACAAGGCCGCATTGCACCCCATCGGCTTTGAACTCCTTCCGGAACGGTTTACCATTCCACAATTACAAAAACTTTACGAGGCGATCTACAATATCCCGATCGACCGGCGAAATTTCAGCAGAAAGTTGCTTTCCACAGGCCTCCTGATCGATACAGGGTATAAAAATAGCAACAGTACCACCAAGAAAGCAGCCTTGTACAAGCTGGATGTAGTGAAGTACAAAGAGAAATTTCACTCATTCTGGAATTTTATGCCCGACTCCATGAAACAGTCGTAA
- a CDS encoding RNA polymerase sigma factor, translated as MRLLNLFKELNINLSANFVNLFEESKSDFKAVFIMNSIYSTCSDENILILISGQGDELAFEELYNRYFKSLFNYTYSKVNDRFAAQEIIQELFVSLWQQRGRRDDIQCCKSFLFSVAKKKIISFYRKEFTRQHHYDQWELMRTDSSELPDQHTLASDLQHRYEEGLHLLSPKCQEVFVLSRQGLSNKHIGEQLTISEKTVEQHITKALRILREHLKEHMICAVLFFPLC; from the coding sequence ATGAGATTACTTAATCTGTTTAAAGAGCTTAACATTAATTTAAGTGCGAATTTTGTAAATCTTTTCGAAGAAAGTAAATCTGATTTTAAGGCCGTCTTCATTATGAACTCCATCTACTCTACCTGTTCCGATGAAAATATCCTGATCCTGATTAGCGGACAAGGTGATGAACTCGCTTTTGAAGAACTTTACAACCGTTATTTCAAGTCCTTATTCAACTACACTTACAGCAAGGTCAATGACCGTTTTGCTGCTCAGGAAATTATTCAAGAGCTTTTTGTAAGCTTATGGCAGCAACGGGGGCGCCGCGATGACATTCAGTGCTGCAAATCATTTCTGTTTTCTGTTGCCAAGAAAAAAATCATTTCCTTCTACCGGAAAGAGTTCACCCGCCAGCATCATTATGACCAGTGGGAGCTGATGCGCACCGATTCTTCCGAACTTCCCGACCAGCATACCCTTGCTTCTGATTTGCAACACCGGTACGAAGAAGGCCTTCACCTGCTTTCGCCCAAATGTCAGGAAGTGTTTGTCCTCAGCCGCCAGGGCTTGTCCAACAAACATATCGGCGAACAGCTTACCATTTCAGAAAAGACTGTCGAACAACACATTACCAAGGCTTTGCGGATACTGAGGGAGCATTTGAAAGAACATATGATCTGCGCTGTGCTCTTTTTTCCTCTTTGTTAA
- a CDS encoding FecR family protein → MKPPEISPLLLEKYLLDQCTEEEKALVEAWYASLQGETRYLDHLPDAESREIQNDTFKNIRAELEQADEQPARMLHWRWITGLAASVLLVLGLYFINPFKKTTQLTVTEQLEEKAENELTHFVNEEHRIVIHHLPDGSSVSMRPDAAITYPRDFEEDKRLVAFSGEGFFDITKDKSRPFMIQSGEMVIRVLGTSFNVKAPVAQKVFQVDVVTGTVEVTTPGTEQKPQQVILKPKQQALFEIGSRRLISKQIPEQARKEIYEPVSIVFEETPLNKIVQQLEKRFNVSISLSNPEISRCSVTANFESQPLPGILEMLCTTLEASYTISGNNIRISGTPCE, encoded by the coding sequence ATGAAGCCCCCCGAAATATCGCCCCTTTTACTCGAAAAATATTTGCTTGACCAATGCACCGAAGAGGAAAAAGCATTGGTGGAAGCCTGGTACGCATCATTGCAGGGAGAAACCCGCTATCTGGACCACCTCCCGGATGCAGAGTCGCGAGAGATTCAAAATGATACATTCAAAAATATCAGGGCGGAACTGGAACAGGCCGATGAGCAGCCTGCCAGAATGCTGCATTGGCGATGGATCACCGGGCTTGCAGCATCGGTACTGTTGGTTTTAGGATTGTATTTTATCAATCCATTTAAGAAAACAACACAGCTTACGGTTACAGAGCAGCTGGAAGAAAAAGCAGAAAATGAACTAACGCACTTCGTGAATGAGGAACACCGGATCGTGATCCACCACCTGCCCGACGGAAGTTCTGTATCCATGCGCCCGGATGCTGCGATCACTTACCCCAGGGATTTCGAAGAGGATAAAAGATTGGTTGCTTTCTCGGGAGAAGGCTTTTTTGACATTACCAAAGACAAGAGCCGTCCATTCATGATTCAGAGCGGCGAAATGGTGATCCGCGTGCTGGGTACCAGTTTCAATGTAAAAGCGCCTGTTGCACAAAAGGTTTTTCAGGTGGATGTGGTCACTGGTACAGTGGAAGTTACCACGCCAGGTACAGAGCAAAAGCCTCAGCAGGTGATACTGAAACCAAAACAGCAGGCATTATTTGAAATAGGTTCGAGGCGGCTCATATCCAAGCAGATACCCGAGCAGGCACGCAAAGAAATATATGAACCTGTCAGCATTGTATTTGAAGAAACTCCGCTCAACAAGATCGTTCAGCAACTTGAAAAGCGGTTTAATGTCAGTATCAGCCTCTCCAATCCGGAAATTTCCCGGTGCAGCGTAACCGCCAATTTCGAATCGCAACCCTTACCTGGTATCCTGGAAATGCTTTGTACCACCCTGGAAGCATCCTATACCATATCGGGCAATAACATCAGGATCAGCGGAACACCATGTGAATAA
- a CDS encoding TonB-dependent receptor: protein MQKSVRNKPVDWRKIMRIGLLQWILVATLAGASYAKETSAQSVLSKDMTLSLKNVSLKEALNQIQQKVNTRFVYSSRVSVRENVSIDVKNQKLSKVLDQLLVARGITYRVINDQIVLAKSRLSKEESVIPELEERLQNYVLPLEINVTGTISSSDGQGTLPGVSVVLKGSSQGTTTDSQGKFEMVVPNVESVLVFSFVGYISQEIVVGNRTSINVTLEADNKALSEVVVVGYGTQKRVNLTGAVTQVQAKDLENRPLNNMSQILQGMVPNLNITFGTGAPGSGGSLNVRGETSINGGGPLVLVDGIPGDINRINPNDVESVSVLKDAAASAIYGARGAFGVILVTTKTAKSGKTSVTYSNNFGWSTPTVSTNFLTNGYEHTKLNDEAFKRATGNTYTRYSDEDYAELEARRYDKTENAARPWTVVKNVNGKDIYNYYGNYDWWNTIFDMTEPSMQHNLSLSGGTEKINYFLSGSAFQKDGIMKINTDRFNSYTFRSKVNAQLTPWLKVSNNTQYFDSRYKYPGLEGGANANFVAITVHAMPAYAPQNPDGTATYNTLKNNYSIGDGLFANLLKGAAGGEKKIHELTTINSVTIDFTKSWNLVANHSYSFYIADDWYRSAVAQYSIQPGILAAVPNYNTDQLKKTLWFDPMHVTNVFSSFNQNFGKHFLGATIGMNYETRKHQALTGSRKNLLSESLNDLNLGTGEQLVNGGSYQYSLFGAFFRLNYDFSGKYLFEVNGRYDGTSRFGAGRRYGFFPSVSAGYRISEEDFFEPLKGVVNNLKIRASYGTLGNQLPPKFNDNPSSASFYPYISTMPVALSSWITNGQKLSYVDSPNPISAGLTWESATTSNIGVDADLLKNRLNLAFDAYIRKTSDMLIPGKVLPLVYGATVPTENAGDLETKGFEISLAWRDQFKLAGKTFAYNASFMLSDYVSTITKYDNPNKILSSRYEGQKIGEMWGYSIDGYFKTNEEAQAYKVDQTLVNKQRLSAPGEWSKLQAGDLKFIDVNGDGKISEGANTLADHGDLKIIGNANPRFRYGMNIGASWGGLDFSALAQGIVRRNWYPGANADKFWGPYSRPYYSFIPEKFEEDVWTPENTDAYFPILRGYTALNGGGDLNARNDRYIQNIGYLRLKNVVIGYTIPERISKLARIPRARIYVSGENLLTYTPLRSKYIDPEQFDGDGTNGRTYPLSKTYSVGLNLNF, encoded by the coding sequence ATGCAAAAATCAGTACGTAACAAGCCGGTCGACTGGCGAAAAATTATGCGCATTGGACTGCTTCAATGGATTCTCGTCGCCACGCTGGCAGGCGCCAGCTACGCAAAAGAAACTTCTGCTCAATCGGTATTGAGTAAGGACATGACGCTGAGCCTGAAAAATGTCTCGCTTAAAGAAGCATTAAACCAGATCCAGCAAAAAGTGAACACGCGGTTTGTTTACAGCAGTCGCGTTTCGGTTCGGGAAAATGTGAGCATTGATGTAAAAAATCAGAAACTCTCCAAAGTACTGGACCAGCTCCTGGTTGCCCGCGGCATTACCTACCGGGTAATCAACGACCAGATCGTGCTGGCAAAAAGCAGGCTCAGTAAAGAAGAATCTGTCATTCCTGAACTGGAAGAAAGGCTGCAAAACTATGTCCTGCCGCTGGAAATCAATGTGACCGGTACCATTAGCTCGTCCGACGGGCAGGGTACGTTACCGGGTGTGAGTGTGGTTTTGAAAGGAAGCTCGCAGGGCACGACGACCGACAGTCAGGGGAAATTTGAAATGGTGGTACCGAATGTAGAATCGGTGCTGGTTTTTAGTTTCGTCGGCTATATCTCTCAGGAAATCGTGGTAGGTAACCGCACGTCGATCAATGTAACATTGGAAGCCGACAACAAGGCATTGTCAGAAGTAGTCGTGGTGGGATATGGTACCCAGAAACGGGTAAACCTCACCGGCGCAGTAACACAGGTTCAGGCCAAAGACCTGGAAAACAGGCCTTTGAATAATATGTCACAAATATTGCAAGGCATGGTGCCTAACCTGAACATTACTTTTGGTACAGGTGCCCCGGGATCGGGAGGAAGCCTGAACGTGCGCGGTGAAACTTCCATTAACGGCGGCGGCCCGCTGGTACTTGTCGACGGGATTCCTGGTGATATCAACCGGATCAACCCTAACGACGTAGAATCAGTTTCGGTACTGAAAGATGCTGCTGCCTCGGCCATTTACGGTGCACGTGGAGCATTCGGGGTTATTTTGGTGACTACCAAAACTGCGAAAAGCGGTAAAACCAGTGTTACATACAGCAACAACTTCGGCTGGTCGACGCCTACCGTCAGCACTAACTTCCTCACCAATGGTTACGAACATACCAAATTGAATGATGAGGCATTCAAACGGGCAACAGGAAATACCTACACCCGGTATTCCGACGAAGACTATGCCGAACTGGAAGCCAGAAGATACGACAAAACAGAGAATGCAGCCCGTCCGTGGACTGTGGTAAAAAATGTGAATGGCAAGGACATTTACAATTACTACGGAAACTACGACTGGTGGAACACGATCTTCGATATGACGGAGCCGTCTATGCAGCATAACCTCAGCCTCTCCGGCGGTACTGAGAAGATCAATTACTTCCTCTCAGGATCGGCTTTTCAGAAAGATGGGATTATGAAGATCAATACCGACCGGTTCAATTCCTATACTTTCAGAAGCAAGGTCAACGCGCAGCTGACGCCATGGCTGAAAGTGAGCAATAACACGCAATATTTCGATTCCAGATACAAATACCCAGGGCTTGAAGGCGGTGCGAATGCGAATTTTGTGGCAATTACTGTGCATGCAATGCCAGCCTACGCACCTCAAAACCCCGACGGAACGGCTACTTATAATACATTAAAAAACAACTACTCCATTGGTGACGGGTTGTTCGCCAATCTTTTGAAAGGAGCAGCGGGCGGAGAGAAGAAGATACACGAGCTCACGACCATTAACTCGGTTACCATTGATTTTACCAAATCCTGGAACCTGGTTGCCAATCATTCCTACTCATTCTACATTGCCGACGACTGGTACCGGTCAGCAGTTGCCCAATACTCCATTCAGCCTGGCATCCTGGCAGCGGTCCCGAATTACAATACCGACCAGTTGAAAAAGACATTATGGTTTGATCCAATGCACGTTACCAATGTGTTTTCTTCTTTTAATCAAAACTTTGGAAAGCATTTTTTAGGTGCGACAATCGGGATGAACTATGAAACGCGCAAACATCAGGCACTCACAGGTTCGCGTAAAAATCTTTTGTCCGAGAGCCTAAATGACCTTAACCTCGGAACCGGGGAACAACTGGTGAATGGCGGATCTTACCAATACTCACTTTTCGGCGCATTCTTTCGCCTGAATTATGATTTCAGTGGTAAATATTTGTTTGAAGTCAATGGTCGGTACGATGGTACTTCCCGGTTTGGCGCAGGCAGGAGATATGGTTTCTTCCCGTCGGTTTCGGCAGGTTACCGCATCAGCGAGGAGGACTTTTTTGAACCTTTGAAAGGCGTAGTAAACAACCTAAAAATCCGCGCATCTTACGGAACGCTCGGTAACCAGCTACCTCCAAAATTCAATGATAATCCAAGTTCGGCCAGCTTCTATCCCTACATTTCGACAATGCCCGTGGCGCTGTCAAGCTGGATCACCAATGGCCAGAAACTTTCTTACGTCGACAGCCCGAACCCGATCTCTGCCGGACTGACATGGGAATCGGCAACGACTTCCAACATTGGTGTGGACGCTGATCTGTTGAAAAACAGGCTGAATCTTGCATTTGACGCATACATCCGCAAAACTTCCGACATGCTGATTCCGGGCAAGGTACTGCCGCTGGTATATGGCGCAACTGTTCCTACCGAGAATGCGGGAGACCTGGAAACCAAGGGATTTGAAATCTCACTCGCATGGCGGGACCAATTCAAGCTGGCAGGCAAGACATTCGCATACAATGCGTCCTTCATGCTTTCGGATTATGTATCGACGATCACGAAATACGACAACCCGAACAAAATCCTGTCTAGCCGGTACGAGGGACAAAAAATCGGCGAAATGTGGGGCTACTCCATTGATGGCTATTTCAAAACCAATGAAGAGGCACAGGCCTATAAGGTAGACCAGACACTGGTTAATAAGCAGCGGCTGAGCGCCCCGGGCGAATGGAGCAAGTTGCAGGCCGGCGACCTCAAATTCATTGATGTGAACGGTGACGGTAAAATTTCGGAAGGCGCCAACACATTGGCTGATCATGGTGACCTCAAAATCATCGGTAATGCCAACCCAAGGTTCCGGTATGGCATGAACATCGGAGCATCGTGGGGAGGTCTTGATTTTTCTGCCCTGGCACAGGGTATCGTTCGCAGAAACTGGTATCCAGGAGCTAATGCGGATAAGTTCTGGGGGCCCTACTCACGTCCTTACTACTCTTTTATTCCTGAAAAATTTGAAGAAGACGTCTGGACTCCTGAAAACACCGACGCGTACTTTCCGATCCTGAGAGGCTACACAGCATTGAACGGCGGCGGCGACCTGAATGCCCGAAACGATCGCTATATCCAGAACATTGGTTATCTGAGACTCAAAAATGTCGTGATCGGCTACACAATCCCTGAACGCATCAGCAAACTGGCCCGGATTCCAAGGGCGCGCATTTATGTGAGCGGCGAAAACCTGCTTACTTACACGCCATTGAGAAGCAAATACATTGATCCTGAACAATTTGACGGTGACGGTACCAATGGACGGACTTACCCTTTGTCCAAAACATATTCAGTCGGTTTAAACCTCAATTTCTAA